GGTTTTACCATTTTTGAGCAATACTTTGGCCACTTTGTCTAAATAGATGTATGCCTTTGCACTGTCGGCCGTACCCAGGTCGCGGTAGTTGATCTTCTCATAGCTCATTTGGGTTATAATGGCCTGAATTCTTGAACTGTCGCGCTTGACGATCACGTCATTTTTTCGGCCTGTCTGCGCTTGTGAGAAGCTGGCTGATAGGGATACCACGACGCATGCTATGGGCAGCAGTCTTTTAAATGTGTGTAAAAGCATAATCATAAAGTTAGGATGATCGATAGGATTGGTTAAACGTACATAAACTTTCCTAAGATGTCCTAAAAAATTATGCTACTACATTCCAAACTTGTTTAATTGTTTCACAAGTACCTCAAAATCTTTGGGATACGGTGCCTCAATGCGCACCGGATCACCATTCATCAAAGCAAATGACAGCGAATGAGCATGAAGCGCAACGCGCTGAATAAGAGGCTGTTCCTCTGTCTCTTTCTTCAAGTTAAACTTGCGTTTCAACGTCGAAAGAAATATCGGTTCTCCACCATATTGGGGGTCACAAACAATCGGTGCTTTGAGGCAGGAAAGGTGTATCCTGATTTGGTGCATACGACCGGTAATGGGTATACATTCCACTAAAGTATATCCCCGGTACACCTGCAAAGTGTTGAATATGGTTTCGGCCACCTTACCTTCTACTCTGTCAATTTTTACGGCAGTACCGTTTTTCAAAGCAAGAATAGGCAGATATACTGAAATTCCTTCCAGATTATGAATACCGTTCGCTACCGCGTGGTACCGCTTTGTCACCTCTCTGTGCTCAAACTGCATGGCCAGGTGCCGGTATGCTGCTGCATTCTTAGCAAAAGCCAGTACGCCGGAAGTCTCTTTGTCGAGCCGGTGTGCTGCCTGGAGTTCGGGATTGTATTCTTTCGCGAGCCGCAACACACTGCCTCCCCTATCCGCCGTCCTTTCATCCAATGTTGCAAGATGTGGCGGCTTATTTACCAATAAAAAATCCTCGTTTTCAAATAATATGAGGTCTTTGAAATTAATTTTCATAAAATGTTCTAATAAAAATAATCCGAATGAACTACCTTTTAGTAATTCATCCGGATCCACTCTGCTGTTATATCTGTCTCTGAGCGTTTTCTTTTACAAAGGTAATTAATCTGAATGTCAATAGTAATGTTTGCAAATATTCCGTCCTCCCTAGACCAACGCACT
The genomic region above belongs to Dyadobacter pollutisoli and contains:
- a CDS encoding RluA family pseudouridine synthase, with product MKINFKDLILFENEDFLLVNKPPHLATLDERTADRGGSVLRLAKEYNPELQAAHRLDKETSGVLAFAKNAAAYRHLAMQFEHREVTKRYHAVANGIHNLEGISVYLPILALKNGTAVKIDRVEGKVAETIFNTLQVYRGYTLVECIPITGRMHQIRIHLSCLKAPIVCDPQYGGEPIFLSTLKRKFNLKKETEEQPLIQRVALHAHSLSFALMNGDPVRIEAPYPKDFEVLVKQLNKFGM